Proteins encoded together in one Theileria parva strain Muguga chromosome 3 map unlocalized ctg_530, whole genome shotgun sequence window:
- a CDS encoding BT1 family protein — MSSLDFELTPDSNPVKFDQEIKPKRLSLFPKSKRKLSVFLIYMIGFSEGLLHLSNLAIYYMFKEDFGLSPAQMTLLYSIPAIPYVIRPSMAYLTDTIPIFGTRRRHYLILNSLIQSSSFLFLGLMPISLFFSTIALFLITFTLAFCMTIAEALVVENISDGTDNLSGFIGIKAFSALLVSYFSGSMLEKYPKQRLFLITSLFPLLITFFAYFMKEEKTEIVYQSHPLKDLIKFLREPSIYHPCIFMFLVVITPAYEDAFLYYTIDVLGYSPSFMGILRLIYGISIVLGIGLCRIFFKNTSIKKLLIWSTLIVNIVYPFPALITSGLSKKLGIPDKPLVLCGGFLMEAVFEIQVMPFLTYTTRVTPKGLEASVFAAIMTIKSVGIFSCKLLTALTTFLFGIDNHKYEHLTSYILFCTATAMAVMFYLTKVPNKDEMELFVTRQKMTQNADEKT, encoded by the exons ATGAGCAGCTTAGACTTTGAATTGACCCCGGATAGTAATCCGGTCAAATTCGACCAGGAGATTAAACCGAAGAGGCTTTCTCTATTCCCAAAGTCTAAGAGAAAACTCTCAGTGTTTTTGATTTATATGATCGGCTTCTCTGAAGGGTTATTACATTTGTCAAACCTCGctatttattatatgtttAAGGAGGATTTTGGTCTATCTCCAGCACAAATGACACTTTTGTATTCTATTCCTGCCATACCTTATGTTATTCGACCCTCAATGGCCTATTTGACTGATACGATTCCAATATTTGGAACCAGAAGACGgcattatttaattttaaatagtCTTATTCAATCATCAAGTTTTCTGTTTCTAGGCTTAATGCCTATTAGTCTATTTTTTTCAACCATTGCACTATTTCTAATTACATTCACTCTCGCATTTTGCATGACCATAGCTGAGGCTCTGGTCGTGGAAAACATCAGTGAT gGAACTGATAATTTGAGTGGGTTCATCGGGATTAAGGCCTTTTCCGCCTTATTAGTCTCTTACTTTTCAGGCTCTATGTTAGAAAAATACCCAAAACAGAGATTGTTTCTGATTACAAGTTTATTTCCGCTATTAATCACATTTTTCGCATATTTCATGAAAGAAGAGAAAACGGAGATTGTATATCAATCGCACCCATTAAaggatttaattaaatttttaagaGAACC GTCAATATACCACCCCTGCATATTCATGTTCCTGGTGGTCATCACACCAGCATATGAAGACGCGTTTTTGTACTATACTATCGACGTGTTAGGTTATAGCCCGTCATTCATGGGAATATTGAGACTTATTTATGGCATCTCAATTGTTTTGGGCATAGGACTGTGTcgtatattttttaaaaatacttccATAAAGAAGTTACTTATATGGTCCACGCTTATAGTGAATATAGTGTACCCCTTCCCAGCTTTAATTACCTCTGGACTGTCAAAGAAACTCGGAATCCCGGACAAACCTCTAGTTCTCTGTGGAGGGTTCTTAATGGAAGCAGTTTTCGAGATACAGGTGATGCCGTTCCTAACTTATACAACGAGAGTCACACCTAAGGGTTTGGAAGCCTCAGTGTTTGCAGCTATCATGACCATCAAATCCGTCGGGATTTTCtcatgtaaattattaaccGCCTTAACAACGTTCCTTTTCGGCATAGACAACCATAAATACGAGCATTTGACGTCCTATATCCTATTTTGCACAGCCACGGCGATGGCAGTAATGTTCTACCTCACCAAGGTGCCTAACAAGGACGAAATGGAACTTTTCGTAACTAGGCAAAAAATGACCCAAAACGCCGATGAGAAGACGTAA
- a CDS encoding BT1 family protein, translated as MNNLGLDLKRDRIPVAFDVEREKRFPFVPKSSKKLPILLIYMIGFSEGLLHLSNLAIYYMFKDDFGLSPAQMTLFYSVPALPFIIRPTMAYLTDAVPIFGTRRRHYLILSSLIQSFSFLFLALIPNTIILSTIAVFCITFTLAFCMTIAEALVVENISDGTDNLSGFVVIKAFSALLVSYFSGSMLEKYPKQRLFLITSLFPLLITFFAYFMKEEKDLIIYESHPLKDLVKFLKEPPIFHPCVFMFLVVITPGYEDAFLYYTIDVLGYSPSFMGILRLMYGFSVIMGIGVYRYVFKDSSIRSIFFWSSLLLNTVYAFPALITSGLSKKLGIPDKPLVLCGGFLMEAVFEIQVMPFLTYTTRVTPKGLEASVFAAIMTIKSVGLVLSKVITSFCTYIFGIDTHQFDHLTAYILFCTNNLFFVMLYLFFVPNKEEMELLVTKQRMLQSAEENA; from the exons atgaataatttgggTTTAGATCTTAAAAGGGATAGAATCCCTGTGGCATTTGATGTCGAAAGGGAGAAACGTTTCCCTTTTGTACCAAAATCATCCAAAAAACTGCCAATTCTCTTGATTTATATGATAGGTTTCTCTGAAGGATTATTGCATCTTTCAAATCTCGCCATCTATTATATGTTTAAGGATGATTTCGGACTATCTCCTGCCCAAATGACTCTCTTCTATTCCGTTCCTGCTCTTCCTTTCATAATCCGTCCCACTATGGCTTATCTAACAGATGCGGTTCCTATTTTTGGAACGAGGCGGAGACATTACTTGATTTTAAGCAGTCTGATTCAGTCCTTCAGCTTTCTATTTCTAGCTCTGATTCCTAACACAATAATCTTATCTACCATAGCTGTTTTTTGTATAACATTCACTCTGGCATTTTGTATGACAATTGCTGAAGCTCTAGTTGTTGAAAACATTAGTGAT ggGACCGATAATTTGAGTGGATTTGTTGTAATAAAGGCTTTTTCTGCTCTACTGGTTTCATATTTCTCAGGCTCTATGCTGGAGAAGTACCCCAAACAGAGATTGTTTCTAATCACTAGTTTATTTCCACTCTTGATTACATTTTTCGCATACTTCATGAAAGAAGAGAAGGATTTAATCATCTATGAATCGCACCCGCTAAAGgatttagttaaatttttGAAAGAACC GCCAATATTTCACCCATGTGTTTTCATGTTTCTAGTAGTCATTACACCGGGATATGAAGATGCATTCTTGTACTATACTATCGACGTGTTAGGTTATAGCCCATCATTCATGGGAATACTCAGACTTATGTACGGTTTCTCAGTTATAATGGGAATAGGAGTTTACAGGTACGTCTTCAAGGACTCATCAATCAGGAGTATATTCTTCTGGAGTTCACTATTGCTGAACACGGTTTATGCATTCCCAGCTTTAATTACCTCTGGACTGTCAAAGAAACTTGGAATCCCGGACAAACCTCTAGTTCTCTGTGGAGGGTTCTTAATGGAAGCAGTTTTCGAGATACAGGTGATGCCGTTCCTAACTTATACAACGAGAGTCACACCTAAGGGTTTGGAAGCCTCAGTGTTTGCAGCTATCATGACCATCAAATCCGTAGGCTTGGTATTATCAAAGGTTATTACCTCGTTTTGCACATATATTTTCGGAATCGACACACACCAGTTCGATCACTTGACTGCATATATACTGTTCTGTACAAATAACTTGTTTTTCGTGATGCTGTACTTGTTCTTCGTGCCAAATAAGGAGGAGATGGAACTCCTAGTCACGAAACAGCGGATGTTACAAAGCGCAGAAGAAAACGCttaa
- a CDS encoding putative integral membrane protein produces the protein MSRSYKIFDYPIFALSHADGYLVTSGGGGGENYGISNKLEIYSFGPKFRPGELQLKVTTSEQRGIIDSLDYHHKHKIWIGSIDDSTIIFSYKPNFGMRIFGKFKTDYIRNDPKQNICKFGYDSNYFVTGGNESCVRVWRLTESLIRSVNKFQNQYKIQGTNNKFKNVNLRKFKLNEDASLSDDDNVPSDATLSDGNLSVTENDTFKTNNVIESKSSSEVSNSLSNIDDTSPSPSSSPSLSSVNLVNNKKNNFIDIGEVNANNIGKSSPFSRNKNTKNSTDSLNISIGTNSTDYKVQENDKLNILREDSFDFIKTGSNRMCKLILEYREHIKSINDCSIFNELLVSVCDDYMVFYKILPNSKLLLKHKLDSVRFKFVQILPRVTAEKVYSILSVQYSNDYTVLCLWNFNLLNKKLNLAKSTNISKSKSSSLTMNFEHDEVALGFGDGTVSVYSINKFKLIKTFNKHKMPITDLEFVSNKKLLTSGIDYYLYFNSIKNTQFIISVILILLLAVAIINFLY, from the exons ATGAGTCGTTCGTACAAGATATTCGACTACCCAATCTTTGCg TTATCTCACGCCGATGGCTACTTGGTGACTTCGGGAGGCGGAGGCGGTGAAAATTACGGGATTTCCAACAAGCTT GAAATATACTCCTTCGGCCCGAAATTCAGGCCCGGTGAACTACAATTGAAAGTCACCACCAGCGAGCAACGCGGCATAATAGATTCTCTTGATTACCACCATAAG CATAAAATTTGGATCGGCTCCATCGATGATTCCACAATAATATTCTCATATAAACCAAATTTCGG AATGAGAATATTCGGAAAATTCAAAACGGACTATATTAGAAATGATCCAAAACAG aatatttgtaaatttggtTATGACAGTAACTACTTTGTAACTGGCGGAAATGAGTCATGCGTAAGGGTTTGGAGGTTAACTGAAAGCTTAATAAGAAGCGTAAACAAGTTTCAAAACCAGTATAAGATCCAAGGAACCAATAACAAGTTTAagaatgtaaatttaaggaAGTTTAAGTTGAATGAAGACGCCTCACTATCGGATGATGATAACGTACCATCTGACGCCACTTTGTCAGATGGAAATCTATCAGTTACAGAAAATGATACATTTAAAACGAACAATGTAATTGAAAGTAAAAGCAGCAGTGAAGTTAGTAACTCACTGTCAAACATTGATGACACTTCTCCATCCCCTTCATCCTCGCCCTCCTTATCGTCAGTAAACCTcgttaataataaaaagaaCAACTTCATAGACATAGGTGAAGTTAACGCTAACAATATCGGCAAGTCATCTCCATTTTCCAGGAAcaaaaatactaaaaattcTACTGACAGCTTAAATATTTCTATCGGAACCAACTCTACTGACTACAAGGTGCaggaaaatgataaattgaACATTTTGAGGGAAGACTCATTTGATTTCATTAAAACAGGAAGTAAcagaatgtgtaaactaatattaGAGTATCGAGAACAtataaaaagtataaaCGACTGTAGCATATTTAACGAGTTGCTGGTGTCAGTGTGCGACGATTACATGGTGTTTTACAAGATACTGCCAAACTCAAAGCTGCTGTTGAAACATAAGCTAGACTCGGTCAGGTTCAAGTTTGTTCAAATTTTGCCAAGAGTCACTGCTGAGAAGGTTTACAGCATTCTATCAGTCCAGTACAGCAACGACTACACTGTTTTATGTTTATG gaattttaatcttttgaataaaaagttaaatttggCTAAATCCACCAACATTTCGAAATCAAAGTCATCCTCGCTGACAATGAa TTTCGAACACGATGAAGTGGCTCTGGGATTTGGGGACGGAACCGTCTCTGTATACTCAATAAACAAGTTTAAACTGATTAAGACGTTCAATAAGCATAAGATGCCCATTACAGACTTGGAATTTGTAAG taacAAAAAGCTTCTAACTAGTGGAATCGACTACTACCTCTACTTCAACAGCATTAAAAACACGCAATTTATCATCTCAGtaatactaatattactattagCAGTTgcaataattaattttttatactaa